The following proteins are encoded in a genomic region of Dyadobacter sp. UC 10:
- the lptB gene encoding LPS export ABC transporter ATP-binding protein: MILRTENLVKKYGVRLVNNNVSYQVEQGEIVGLLGPNGAGKTTSFYMAVGLVKPNSGKVFLDDKDITNLPMYKRARLGLGYLAQEASVFRSLTVEENIKAVLEMTDLSRAEQKDKVEELIEEFHLAHVRKSKGMVLSGGERRRTEIARSLAVDPKFILLDEPFAGVDPIAVEDIQSIVAKLKHKNIGILITDHNVNETLSITDRAYLLFEGKILKQGTAEELAEDEVVRRVYLGQNFELKRKV; encoded by the coding sequence ATGATACTCAGAACTGAGAACCTTGTCAAAAAATACGGGGTACGTTTAGTAAATAACAATGTAAGCTACCAGGTAGAACAAGGTGAGATCGTCGGGCTGCTTGGGCCTAATGGGGCAGGCAAAACCACTTCCTTTTATATGGCCGTAGGGCTCGTTAAGCCTAACAGTGGTAAGGTTTTTCTGGACGATAAAGATATCACCAACCTGCCAATGTACAAGCGGGCGCGGCTTGGACTGGGTTACCTCGCGCAGGAAGCATCGGTTTTTCGTTCATTGACTGTTGAAGAGAATATCAAGGCAGTACTTGAAATGACAGACCTTTCCAGAGCCGAGCAAAAGGACAAGGTTGAAGAGCTCATTGAAGAATTTCACCTTGCTCACGTTCGTAAAAGTAAAGGTATGGTACTTTCAGGAGGTGAGCGTCGCAGGACTGAGATCGCTCGTTCACTGGCAGTTGATCCTAAGTTCATTCTGCTCGACGAACCATTCGCCGGCGTCGATCCGATTGCCGTGGAAGATATTCAAAGTATAGTAGCTAAACTCAAGCATAAGAATATCGGTATCCTGATCACCGACCACAATGTGAACGAAACGCTTTCCATTACAGACCGGGCTTATTTGCTGTTTGAAGGAAAGATACTGAAACAGGGAACCGCGGAAGAACTGGCAGAAGACGAGGTAGTGCGCCGGGTATATCTCGGGCAGAATTTCGAGTTAAAAAGGAAGGTCTGA